From Coffea arabica cultivar ET-39 chromosome 2e, Coffea Arabica ET-39 HiFi, whole genome shotgun sequence, the proteins below share one genomic window:
- the LOC140036877 gene encoding uncharacterized protein — MESGSEEVSVQELASNLSTYKEQLQQVRKLLDDEPGNSEYLDMEKELVEVISLTEELLATARQNENSGLGVGASGDASLSLRHAADFSNVESGSMLDYSKFPVGTKVQAVFSEDGEWYEATIEAHTPNGYYVYYDGWGNKEEVDPDNVRPIHDATVNPLLEAEKLAQATKEALKRKIAQAASTDFQSRSLPAKLRIEPDDPEDVRAAKRKKIHAFKSKMRMEQLEMTQNKRQNAWQQFQTTKGRAKKVGFFSGRKRESIFKSPDDPNGKVGVTGSGKGLTEFQKREKHLHLKGANMEAADD; from the exons atggaaagcgGAAGTGAGGAGGTGAGCGTCCAAGAACTCGCTTCGAATCTCTCCACGTATAAGGAACAGCTTCAACAG GTCCGCAAGCTCCTGGATGATGAGCCTGGAAATTCTGAATATTTGGACATGGAGAAGGAGCTTGTAGAG GTAATTTCTTTGACAGAAGAGCTCTTGGCAACTGCAAGACAAAACGAAAATTCAGGATTGGGTGTTGGGGCTAGTGGTGATGCATCTCTCAGTTTGCGGCATGCTGCGGATTTTTCTAATGTG GAATCGGGATCCATGTTGGATTACTCAAAGTTTCCTGTTGGCACCAAAGTTCAAGCTGTCTTTAGTGAAGATGGTGAATG GTATGAAGCAACAATTGAGGCGCATACTCCAAATGGGTATTATGTTTATTATGATGGTTGGGGTAACAAGGAAGAG GTTGATCCAGACAATGTTCGACCAATTCATGATGCAACTGTTAATCCCTTACTTGAAGCAGAAAAGTTAGCTCAGGCTACGAAAGAAGCTCTCAAAAGGAAAATTGCACAGGCTGCTTCCACTGACTTTCAGTCTCGAAGTTTACCAGCAAAACTTCGGATTGAGCCTGATGATCCCGAAGATGTG AGAGCTGCTAAACGGAAAAAGATACATGCTTTTAAGTCTAAGATGCGAATGGAGCAGCTTGAGATGACACAGAATAAGAGGCAAAATGCTTGGCAGCAATTTCAGACAACTAAGGGCCGGGCTAAGAAG GTTGGTTTCTTCTCTGGCCGAAAGCGGGAGAGCATATTCAAATCCCCAGATGACCCAAATGGGAAAGTTGGTGTAACAGGAAGCGGGAAAGGTTTGACAGAGTTTCAAAAGAGGGAAAAACACCTGCATCTTAAAGGAGCAAATATGGAGGCTGCCGATGATTAG